The genomic window TCtgttttataatttttaaaaaatatataggCAGGCagcaaatatataaaaacatatagtttatttttttttttttttttcttcatgTATAAATTTGTTTCTGAATACCCAagtataattataatatatatacaatcTGCTCCTATATGttgaatattatttcttatttttaatttgtatgattttatataatatttgtaacCATGAATagtttaaatatattatttttcaataaCCTAGgagaaaatattttaaagtTCTTCAACCCCAGTTTCAAATATGCAAGAAGTATAACAAAGAATTGGTTTTTAATGAACCCTACTCATTTCTTTATAGctttattatcatatcttatatttgtatttatatcatatatatattatattaagTATGGAAGTAAAAGTAGACATGATAAAACCCTAGCAGCAAAAATTGCACCCGCTATAACAAGAAGCCACAAAAGTACACCTCTAGAACGGATGGTTGAAAAATTAACACCCTCCTACAATCTTTTACAAGTAAAACGAAAAGGAcataaaacatatataaattaatatacataaattgatatacataaattgatatacataaattgatatacataaattgatatacataaattgatatacataaattgatatacataaattgatatacataaattgatatacataaattgatatacataaattaatatacataaattgatatacataaattgatatacataaattgatatacataaattaatatacataaattgatatacataaattgatatacataaattgatatacataaattaatatatatatatatatattatttatattatatatttttatttttttttctaacGTTAGGTCTTATTCAGCTTAATTATCACATTGCTAACAGTATACGAAGCAAAGAATAGACgtttttctttattttacaATTCAGTTGATTtttccaaaaaaaatatcgCCTTGTGCTGCTGGCTCTTTTActtgtaataatatataaaataatgcaatatatatttaatttaaaatatatatatatatatatatatatatatatatttatttatttatttttttttttattttttttgtacaGGAACAAATTAGTAGATTTTGTTGACACAATTTTAATTGTTCtgagaaaaaaatggaaCCAGTTTACCTTCCTACATgtttatcatcatttatcAGTTTTTCTAATCATGTGGGTAAACACAAGTGTAGGATATGATGGAGATATTTACTATATTATTGTAGTGAAGTAAGATAAAAAAGGATGAATGcattatttgttatatatattatatatatgtgtgtgtctttttatatggagaaacatatacaattaaatacaataaaaaaataaaataaataaatataaNNNNNNNNNNNNNNNNNNNNNNNNNNNNNNNNNNNNNNNNNNNNNNNNNNNNNNNNNNNNNNNNNNNNNNNNNNNNNNNNNNNNNNNNNNNNNNNNNNNNtaaaatgtatatatatatatatatatatatatatatttatttatttttttttttttttttttttttttagttcCTTTCCATCATCCTCCCAGGATTTTATGTCTTGTTCGTAAGACACTATTGCCCTTACCCCAGAAAATTA from Plasmodium reichenowi strain SY57 chromosome 6, whole genome shotgun sequence includes these protein-coding regions:
- a CDS encoding long chain polyunsaturated fatty acid elongation enzyme, putative (part of same gene as PRSY57_0604500B~gap found within coding sequence) translates to MNSLNILFFNNLGENILKFFNPSFKYARSITKNWFLMNPTHFFIALLSYLIFVFISYIYYIKYGSKSRHDKTLAAKIAPAITRSHKSTPLERMVEKLTPSYNLLQVLFSLIITLLTVYEAKNRRFSLFYNSVDFSKKNIALCCWLFYLNKLVDFVDTILIVLRKKWNQFTFLHVYHHLSVFLIMWVNTSVGYDGDIYYIIVV